The proteins below come from a single Gordonia pseudamarae genomic window:
- a CDS encoding branched-chain amino acid ABC transporter permease has translation MDQFLAYGVVGLSTAAIYAVISGGLVVTYTTTGVFNFAHGAAGMFSAFMYWQLSVGWGWPVWLSLLVILGIGAPLFGLAIELAMRPAQALGEAEKLVMTVALLSGLMAMARWIWNPTEARSLTPFFADRTPFHIFGATVTWHQALTMVVAVAVAVGLRVLLLQTRTGAEMRATVDDRALVGLTGADPLRANRIAWILGIELAAVGGILIAPAVALDATALSLLIVSAYAAAIFGRLRSLPLTFLGAIVVGCMESYLAGYLPQNDYLPGLRLAAPAILLLLALLLFPHGRLRGRDRQLSPVPLPTLRGTWFLAAVIVLFGVILATVLSESDLMSYGQIFAIGVIALSYVPLAGFAGQISLCQISLAAIGAIVCARFGGDGQWWAILLAAVIAGVIGAVIAVPALRLSGVYLALGTAAIAVIFDRWIFTLPSFEIAGVRISLFDQGSIEVSGPSLFGLAIDTPARVTIFGAVVLALVTVAVAMLRRGRLGRRLIALRDSEAAFATLGGNLLAGKLIVFGLSSAIAGLGGALYGMSLQSATPDQFSFIAGLPIFLVVVLAGLGSVGAGLFTGAGLAGPIHAIGALWPSIREMSQALPAIGAVAFGAKAVQEGGIAELRKRWNAAFDDNVAMGALVLWTLLAWLLRLTDVVNGYVFTLLLALAVPLIPAFAGRRLRTSNTPVAPSASGGADTAEPADATEPADTAEPADTAEPDEEVPVEWWGIARDWAPEDEEVLDRAIAARS, from the coding sequence ATGGACCAGTTTCTCGCCTACGGCGTCGTCGGGCTGAGCACCGCCGCGATCTACGCGGTCATCAGCGGCGGGCTCGTCGTCACCTACACCACCACCGGCGTCTTCAACTTCGCGCACGGCGCGGCCGGGATGTTCTCCGCGTTCATGTACTGGCAGCTGTCGGTGGGCTGGGGCTGGCCGGTGTGGTTGTCGCTGCTGGTGATCCTGGGCATCGGGGCGCCGTTGTTCGGGCTGGCCATCGAGCTGGCGATGCGTCCGGCGCAGGCCCTCGGCGAAGCCGAGAAGCTCGTGATGACGGTGGCGTTGCTGAGCGGGTTGATGGCGATGGCGCGGTGGATCTGGAATCCCACCGAGGCGCGTTCGCTGACACCGTTCTTCGCCGACCGGACGCCGTTCCACATCTTCGGCGCCACCGTCACCTGGCATCAGGCCCTCACGATGGTGGTGGCCGTGGCGGTGGCCGTCGGTCTACGGGTTCTGTTGCTGCAGACCAGGACCGGCGCCGAGATGCGGGCGACCGTCGACGACCGCGCGCTGGTCGGTCTGACCGGTGCCGACCCGTTGCGCGCCAACCGCATCGCCTGGATTCTGGGCATCGAATTGGCCGCGGTCGGTGGCATCCTCATTGCGCCGGCCGTCGCTCTGGACGCGACAGCGTTGTCGCTGCTCATCGTGAGCGCGTACGCCGCGGCGATTTTCGGTCGGCTGCGGAGTCTGCCGCTGACCTTCCTCGGTGCGATCGTGGTGGGCTGCATGGAGAGCTACCTCGCCGGGTACCTGCCGCAGAACGACTATCTGCCGGGGCTGCGGCTGGCCGCACCCGCGATCCTGCTGCTGCTGGCGCTGTTGTTGTTCCCGCACGGGCGGTTGCGCGGGCGAGACCGGCAACTGAGCCCGGTGCCGCTGCCGACCCTACGTGGCACCTGGTTCCTGGCCGCGGTGATCGTGCTGTTCGGCGTCATCCTGGCGACGGTGCTCAGCGAGAGCGACCTGATGAGCTACGGGCAGATCTTCGCGATCGGCGTGATCGCGCTGTCGTATGTGCCGCTGGCCGGGTTCGCCGGACAGATCTCGCTGTGCCAGATCTCGCTCGCGGCGATCGGTGCGATCGTGTGTGCCCGGTTCGGCGGTGACGGACAGTGGTGGGCGATCCTGCTCGCCGCGGTGATAGCCGGTGTCATCGGCGCGGTGATAGCCGTTCCTGCACTGCGCCTTTCGGGTGTCTACCTGGCGCTGGGCACGGCTGCCATCGCGGTCATCTTCGACCGCTGGATCTTCACCCTGCCGTCCTTCGAGATCGCCGGTGTCCGGATCTCGCTGTTCGATCAGGGGTCGATCGAGGTGTCGGGCCCGTCGCTGTTCGGTCTGGCGATCGACACCCCCGCACGGGTGACGATCTTCGGCGCGGTGGTGCTCGCGCTGGTGACGGTGGCCGTGGCGATGCTGCGGCGCGGTCGGCTCGGCCGCCGGTTGATCGCCCTGCGCGACAGCGAGGCGGCCTTCGCCACGCTCGGCGGTAACCTGCTGGCGGGCAAGCTGATCGTCTTCGGTCTGAGCTCGGCGATCGCCGGGCTCGGGGGTGCGTTGTACGGGATGTCGTTGCAGTCCGCCACACCGGACCAGTTCAGCTTCATCGCCGGGCTACCGATCTTCCTGGTCGTGGTGCTGGCCGGTCTGGGTTCGGTGGGGGCGGGCCTGTTCACCGGCGCCGGTCTGGCCGGACCGATACACGCGATCGGCGCGCTGTGGCCCTCGATCCGGGAGATGTCGCAGGCGCTGCCCGCGATCGGTGCGGTGGCCTTCGGTGCCAAGGCCGTCCAGGAAGGCGGTATCGCTGAACTGCGCAAACGCTGGAACGCCGCCTTCGACGACAACGTGGCGATGGGCGCCCTGGTGCTCTGGACACTGCTGGCGTGGCTGCTGCGGCTGACCGACGTTGTCAACGGCTACGTGTTCACGCTGTTGCTGGCGCTCGCCGTCCCGTTGATACCCGCGTTCGCGGGCCGGCGGCTGAGGACATCGAACACACCGGTTGCGCCGTCGGCGTCGGGTGGTGCCGACACGGCCGAACCCGCTGACGCGACCGAACCCGCCGACACGGCCGAACCCGCCGACACGGCCGAACCCGATGAGGAGGTGCCGGTCGAATGGTGGGGAATCGCCAGGGACTGGGCACCGGAAGACGAGGAGGTGCTCGATCGTGCCATCGCTGCTCGAAGTTAA
- a CDS encoding ABC transporter ATP-binding protein, which translates to MPSLLEVKNVNVTFGAHKAVSDVALRAETGHITGLIGPNGAGKSTLFDVICGLRRPGSGSVSLDGADITKLGPAQRARLGMARTFQGLELFGRLSVRDNLLVAAEMRHRGAAAARIVDDILDRVALGRYADRLADSLPTGVGRQVEVARALTTEPRIILLDEPAAGQDPEETARFADVLRTVVAGGIAVLLVEHDMELVMEVCDQVHVLDLGAIITSGTPEHVRNHSAVLEAYLGVST; encoded by the coding sequence GTGCCATCGCTGCTCGAAGTTAAGAACGTCAATGTCACCTTCGGTGCGCACAAGGCCGTCAGTGACGTCGCGCTGCGCGCGGAGACAGGACACATCACCGGACTGATCGGTCCCAACGGCGCCGGGAAGAGCACGCTGTTCGATGTGATCTGTGGCCTGCGCAGGCCGGGTTCGGGGTCGGTGTCGCTCGACGGCGCCGACATCACCAAGCTCGGCCCGGCACAACGCGCCCGGCTCGGAATGGCCCGCACCTTCCAAGGTCTGGAGCTGTTCGGCCGGCTCAGTGTACGCGACAACCTGCTGGTGGCCGCGGAGATGCGGCACCGGGGTGCGGCCGCGGCCCGGATCGTCGACGACATCCTCGACCGGGTCGCGCTCGGCCGGTACGCGGACCGGCTGGCCGACTCGCTGCCCACCGGCGTCGGACGGCAGGTGGAGGTGGCGCGTGCGCTCACCACCGAACCGCGCATCATCCTGCTCGACGAACCCGCGGCCGGCCAGGACCCGGAGGAGACCGCACGATTTGCCGACGTGCTGCGCACTGTGGTTGCCGGTGGCATCGCGGTCTTGCTCGTCGAGCACGACATGGAACTGGTGATGGAGGTGTGCGATCAGGTACACGTGCTCGATCTCGGTGCGATCATCACCTCCGGTACACCCGAACACGTGCGCAACCATTCGGCCGTGCTGGAGGCATATCTGGGGGTGTCGACGTGA
- a CDS encoding ABC transporter ATP-binding protein yields MSRPNGDRSGAPILELQDIRAGYGGITAVHGVSLSVRAGEVVALLGPNGAGKSTTQKVAAGVHPAQGGRLRYAGKDVTGIGARDAARAGVCLIPEGRGVFPNLSVRENLWMMTFTGRSREQIETDAYERFPILARRAKQTAGTMSGGEQQMLALSRGLACDPAVLLLDELSMGLAPLIVEQLYGQVAELARTGVAVLVVEQFATAVLDMADRAAVLVRGKVVYDGPPGRSLTDELANLYLGSST; encoded by the coding sequence GTGAGTCGGCCGAACGGGGACCGGTCGGGCGCGCCCATACTTGAGCTGCAGGACATCCGGGCCGGATACGGCGGCATCACCGCGGTGCACGGGGTGAGTCTGTCGGTGCGGGCCGGGGAGGTGGTGGCGTTGCTCGGCCCGAACGGCGCGGGCAAATCGACCACCCAGAAGGTCGCGGCCGGAGTACATCCGGCGCAGGGCGGACGGCTGCGGTACGCGGGCAAGGACGTCACCGGCATCGGCGCACGGGACGCGGCCCGCGCCGGGGTGTGCCTGATTCCCGAGGGGCGCGGCGTCTTTCCCAATCTCTCGGTGCGGGAGAACCTCTGGATGATGACGTTCACCGGAAGGTCCCGGGAGCAGATCGAAACCGATGCCTACGAACGGTTCCCGATCCTGGCCCGGCGTGCGAAGCAGACCGCCGGCACGATGTCCGGCGGCGAACAACAGATGCTCGCCCTCAGTCGTGGCCTGGCCTGTGATCCGGCGGTGCTCCTGCTCGACGAACTGTCGATGGGACTGGCGCCACTGATCGTCGAGCAACTGTACGGACAGGTGGCCGAACTCGCCCGGACGGGCGTCGCCGTCCTGGTGGTGGAACAGTTCGCCACCGCTGTACTGGACATGGCCGATCGTGCCGCCGTCCTGGTGCGGGGAAAGGTGGTCTACGACGGGCCGCCCGGCCGTTCCCTCACCGACGAACTCGCCAACCTCTACCTAGGGAGCTCAACATGA
- a CDS encoding acyl-CoA dehydrogenase family protein yields the protein MSDGMSFALSDDQELIRKSVAELAARFDDRYWMEKDLAHEFPAEFYQAIADGGWLGMTIPEEYGGHGLGITEATILLEEVARSGGGMNAATAIHLSIFGMQPVVVHGSDELKARTLPRIVDGDLHVCFGVTEPGAGLDTSRITTCARRDGDHYVVNGRKVWISKAMESEKVLLLTRTTPYDEVTKKTDGMTLFLTDLDRDKVEIRPIKKLGRNAVSSNELFIDDLVVPVEDRVGEEGKGFRYLLDGLNPERMLIAAEALGLGRVSLDRAVTYAKEREVFDRPIGMNQGVAFPLADSLAHLDAAELVLRKATWLYDNGLPCGREANTAKYLCADAGFTAADRAVQTHGGMGYSEEYSVGRYFREARVMRIAPISQEMILNFLSSHTLGLPRSY from the coding sequence ATGAGCGACGGAATGAGTTTTGCACTGTCCGATGACCAGGAACTGATCCGCAAGTCGGTCGCCGAGCTCGCCGCCCGGTTCGATGACCGGTACTGGATGGAAAAGGATCTGGCACACGAGTTCCCGGCCGAGTTCTATCAGGCGATCGCCGACGGCGGCTGGCTCGGCATGACTATCCCCGAGGAGTACGGCGGCCACGGCCTGGGTATCACCGAGGCCACCATCCTGCTGGAGGAGGTGGCAAGATCGGGTGGCGGCATGAACGCGGCCACCGCCATCCACCTGTCGATCTTCGGGATGCAGCCGGTGGTGGTGCACGGTTCCGACGAACTGAAGGCGCGTACCCTCCCACGGATCGTCGACGGCGACCTGCACGTATGCTTCGGTGTCACCGAACCCGGTGCGGGCCTGGACACCTCACGGATCACGACATGTGCCCGCCGCGACGGTGACCACTACGTGGTCAACGGTCGCAAGGTGTGGATCTCCAAGGCGATGGAATCGGAGAAGGTGCTGCTGCTCACGCGCACCACACCGTACGACGAGGTGACCAAGAAGACCGACGGCATGACGCTGTTCCTCACCGACCTCGACCGCGACAAGGTGGAGATCCGGCCGATCAAGAAGCTCGGCCGCAACGCGGTCAGCTCCAACGAACTGTTCATCGACGACCTCGTCGTTCCGGTCGAGGATCGGGTCGGGGAGGAGGGCAAGGGGTTCCGGTACCTGCTCGACGGTCTCAACCCCGAGCGGATGCTGATCGCCGCCGAGGCACTGGGGCTGGGCCGGGTGTCGCTCGACCGCGCGGTGACCTACGCCAAGGAGCGCGAGGTTTTCGACCGTCCGATCGGGATGAACCAGGGTGTGGCGTTTCCGCTCGCGGACTCGCTGGCACACCTCGACGCGGCGGAACTGGTACTGCGCAAGGCGACCTGGCTGTACGACAACGGCCTGCCCTGTGGGCGGGAGGCCAATACCGCCAAATACCTGTGTGCGGATGCGGGATTCACCGCCGCCGACCGAGCGGTCCAGACGCACGGCGGCATGGGATATTCCGAGGAATACAGCGTGGGCCGCTACTTCCGGGAGGCGCGGGTGATGCGGATCGCGCCCATCAGTCAGGAGATGATCTTGAACTTCTTGTCCTCGCATACCCTCGGCCTGCCGCGCAGCTACTGA
- a CDS encoding CaiB/BaiF CoA transferase family protein translates to MAAESDPGASSSACGVPPLAGITVVALEQAVSAPMCTRVLADLGATVIKVENPGGGDFARHYDDVVAGQAAHFVWCNRGKKSITINLKNSAGLEVLHRLLDSADVLVANLAPGATARLGLTPAELAERHPELISVEIDGYGPGGPLSHKRAYDLLAQAESGACAITGSPGAPAKPGPPMADVASGLFSAISILSLLLRRERPPGSPGPARGGAQVQVSLFDTMTELMGYALNYTLHTGINQEPRGMGSPAVAPYGSYGTTDGQTVVLGTTNDREWQRLARDIIGRDDLADDSRFTSNSGRVSHREILDEAITDWCGRHDLAEIQKRADDAGIGNARYNTPLDVIDHPHLRARDRWRTIDTPGGPVPALLPPAVISGVDPVMGPVPALGEHTDSILAALEVTADEVARWHERGAFGTVKSDL, encoded by the coding sequence ATGGCGGCCGAGTCGGACCCGGGTGCATCGTCGTCGGCCTGCGGTGTGCCGCCGCTCGCCGGTATCACCGTCGTCGCGCTCGAACAGGCCGTGTCGGCGCCGATGTGTACCCGGGTGCTCGCCGACCTCGGGGCCACGGTCATCAAGGTGGAGAATCCCGGAGGCGGCGACTTCGCCCGCCACTACGACGACGTCGTCGCGGGTCAGGCCGCGCACTTCGTGTGGTGCAACAGAGGCAAGAAATCCATCACGATCAACCTGAAAAACAGTGCGGGGCTGGAGGTTCTGCATCGACTGCTCGACTCCGCCGACGTCTTGGTGGCCAATCTGGCGCCCGGCGCTACCGCGCGGCTGGGGCTTACCCCGGCCGAACTCGCCGAACGACACCCGGAGCTGATCTCGGTGGAGATCGACGGCTACGGCCCGGGCGGCCCACTCTCGCACAAGCGGGCCTATGATCTGCTCGCGCAGGCCGAGTCGGGGGCCTGCGCCATCACCGGCTCACCGGGCGCGCCGGCGAAGCCGGGACCGCCGATGGCGGATGTGGCCTCGGGTCTGTTCTCGGCGATCTCCATCCTGTCGCTGCTTCTTCGCCGCGAACGCCCACCGGGTTCGCCCGGTCCGGCCCGTGGTGGGGCGCAGGTGCAGGTGAGCCTGTTCGACACGATGACCGAGCTGATGGGATATGCGCTCAACTACACCCTGCACACCGGGATCAACCAGGAGCCGCGGGGGATGGGGTCGCCCGCGGTCGCACCGTATGGGTCCTACGGCACGACCGACGGCCAGACGGTGGTGCTGGGCACGACCAACGATCGGGAGTGGCAGCGGCTGGCACGGGACATCATCGGCCGTGACGACCTCGCGGACGATTCGCGGTTCACGTCGAACTCCGGGCGGGTGTCCCATCGGGAGATCCTCGACGAGGCGATCACCGACTGGTGCGGTCGGCATGATCTGGCGGAGATCCAGAAGCGTGCCGACGATGCGGGCATCGGCAACGCCCGCTACAACACACCACTCGATGTGATCGACCATCCGCATCTGCGGGCCCGTGACCGGTGGCGGACCATCGACACCCCCGGTGGCCCGGTGCCCGCCCTGTTGCCGCCGGCGGTGATCTCCGGGGTGGATCCGGTGATGGGCCCGGTGCCCGCACTGGGTGAGCACACCGATTCGATCCTCGCCGCACTGGAGGTGACGGCCGACGAAGTGGCCAGATGGCATGAGCGCGGGGCATTTGGCACCGTAAAGAGTGACTTGTGA
- a CDS encoding TetR/AcrR family transcriptional regulator → MTGVRPYDALLIKGEERKRLILDVAQRLLIRNGWRNTSLAQIAREAGVTSAGILHHFGSKAQLLHAVLERRDADDRRHADLGGDILDELERVAERFERSPELVGLFVVLRAENLELDSPLHARLVHRHRVAVDIVAEGIRRGQREGRFRTDLDAADKAVEAVAFINGMETTWLLDSSIPLTRVFREYVRSLERELTRGVGPCATASR, encoded by the coding sequence GTGACGGGCGTGCGGCCGTACGACGCCTTGCTGATCAAGGGTGAAGAGCGCAAGCGACTCATCCTCGACGTGGCTCAGCGCTTGCTGATCCGCAACGGCTGGCGGAATACATCCCTCGCACAGATCGCCCGTGAAGCCGGTGTCACATCTGCGGGGATTCTGCATCATTTCGGGTCAAAGGCGCAGTTGCTGCACGCCGTGCTGGAACGAAGGGATGCCGACGATCGCCGGCACGCAGATTTGGGAGGAGACATTCTTGACGAACTCGAGCGTGTCGCCGAGCGCTTCGAACGCTCACCCGAACTCGTCGGCCTGTTCGTCGTTCTCCGGGCAGAAAATCTCGAACTCGATTCCCCGCTGCACGCCCGGTTGGTGCACCGCCACCGTGTTGCCGTCGACATCGTCGCCGAAGGCATCCGGCGGGGTCAGCGTGAGGGCCGTTTCCGAACCGACCTGGACGCGGCCGACAAGGCCGTCGAAGCTGTCGCCTTCATCAACGGGATGGAAACAACATGGCTGCTGGACTCATCAATTCCACTAACCCGCGTGTTCCGGGAGTACGTGAGATCACTCGAACGCGAGCTGACGCGCGGCGTCGGCCCCTGCGCAACCGCCTCGCGCTGA
- a CDS encoding NAD(P)-dependent oxidoreductase, with product MSRIGLIGAGRMGLPIARILVGAGHEVTGWARSEESRNRLREVGARPASDIGDLVRAGTDVILVVVLTDDQVREVCLTGPLPEQIAPGTTLVIHTTGSPRTTQDIAAFLHPRDVTVIDAAVSGGPHNIAAGDLTLFVGGPPGVLASISPILSAYADPIIHAGAAGAGQCVKLVNNALFTAQIGAVRAAVELGEQLGIDESALLSALPHASSDSRALAGAARRGSVGAFVDSIAEFVGKDITTVRAVADGLGADLGVLDPLIAYGLNPPTGPDVAAGRCARSDGGARAAADGRRPDD from the coding sequence ATGAGCCGGATCGGGCTGATCGGGGCCGGCCGCATGGGACTGCCCATCGCCCGGATCCTGGTCGGCGCAGGGCATGAGGTGACGGGGTGGGCCCGCTCCGAAGAGTCCCGGAACCGCCTGCGCGAGGTGGGTGCCCGGCCTGCTTCCGACATCGGCGACCTCGTCCGCGCGGGGACCGACGTGATCCTGGTCGTGGTGCTCACCGACGATCAGGTGCGTGAGGTCTGTCTGACCGGACCACTCCCCGAGCAGATCGCACCGGGCACCACACTGGTCATCCACACCACCGGCAGCCCCCGCACCACCCAGGACATCGCCGCTTTCCTGCACCCGCGTGATGTCACGGTGATCGACGCCGCGGTCAGCGGTGGACCGCACAACATCGCGGCCGGCGATCTCACCCTGTTCGTCGGCGGTCCGCCCGGAGTCCTGGCGTCGATCTCACCGATTTTGAGCGCCTACGCCGATCCGATCATCCACGCGGGTGCGGCCGGCGCCGGACAGTGCGTGAAGCTGGTCAATAACGCGCTGTTCACCGCCCAGATCGGCGCTGTCCGTGCGGCCGTCGAGCTCGGTGAGCAGCTCGGCATCGACGAGTCGGCACTGTTGTCGGCACTTCCGCACGCCAGTTCGGACAGTCGTGCACTGGCCGGTGCGGCCCGCCGCGGATCGGTCGGCGCGTTCGTCGACAGCATCGCCGAGTTCGTCGGCAAGGACATCACCACGGTCCGTGCGGTGGCGGACGGACTTGGCGCCGACCTGGGCGTACTCGACCCGCTGATCGCCTACGGCCTGAACCCACCCACCGGTCCTGACGTCGCAGCCGGCCGGTGTGCCCGCTCAGACGGCGGCGCTCGGGCCGCCGCCGACGGTCGCCGACCCGACGACTAG
- a CDS encoding NAD(P)-dependent oxidoreductase, translating into MTTVGFIGLGSQGGPMARRIVEAGIDTVLWARRPQTLEPFADTAAKTAGSPAELGAAGDIVCLCVVGDDDVRSVATGPDGVLAGMREGTVLVVHSTVHPDTCAGLAAEAAGRRVSVVDAPVSGGGRAAQAGALLVMVGGDDEPVTECLPVFGTYGDPVVHLGPLGSGQVTKLLNNLLFTANLATSADTLALGRSLGVDAERLAQVITAGSANSFALERVASAGGSLDRIAGHAGNVLLKDVGLIDGIVSGAHVHSAVVQATAHATLRLMGLER; encoded by the coding sequence ATGACGACGGTCGGTTTCATCGGGCTCGGCAGTCAGGGCGGGCCGATGGCCCGGCGCATCGTCGAGGCCGGCATCGACACCGTGCTGTGGGCGCGGCGCCCACAAACCCTGGAGCCGTTCGCCGACACGGCGGCCAAGACCGCCGGGTCTCCGGCGGAGCTGGGTGCGGCAGGCGACATCGTCTGCCTGTGCGTGGTGGGCGATGACGATGTACGGTCGGTCGCCACCGGCCCGGACGGGGTGCTGGCCGGTATGCGCGAGGGCACGGTTCTGGTGGTGCACAGCACTGTTCACCCCGACACCTGCGCGGGGCTGGCCGCCGAGGCGGCCGGACGCCGGGTGTCGGTGGTGGACGCGCCGGTCAGCGGCGGTGGCCGGGCAGCCCAGGCGGGCGCCCTGCTGGTGATGGTGGGCGGCGACGACGAACCGGTGACCGAATGTCTGCCCGTGTTCGGCACCTACGGCGATCCGGTGGTGCATCTGGGGCCGCTCGGCTCCGGACAGGTCACCAAACTCCTCAACAACCTGCTGTTCACCGCCAATCTCGCCACCTCGGCCGACACACTCGCACTCGGCAGATCCCTCGGGGTGGACGCCGAGCGCCTGGCACAGGTGATCACCGCGGGCTCGGCGAACAGTTTCGCTCTCGAACGGGTCGCATCGGCGGGCGGCAGCCTCGACCGGATCGCCGGTCACGCGGGGAACGTACTGCTCAAGGACGTCGGCCTTATCGACGGGATCGTCTCGGGTGCACACGTGCACAGCGCGGTGGTGCAGGCGACCGCACACGCCACCTTGAGACTGATGGGTCTCGAACGATGA
- a CDS encoding cytochrome P450 — protein MTTETTASVDSGSDAATDDDARKEKRYSFERHSPEYRENFLDTTREMQEQCPVAWSDTYGGHWVAASSDAVFELARCPYVSNDHDVRGQRKGYKGINVPTAERASGVRGGILEMDEPEHSFFRSILNPYLSPAAVKRWVPFIDKVVHACIDEKIESGRIDFVDDLANIVPAVLTLAMLGIPVEKWTIYNEPVHAAVYTPPDSPDAPRVAELHRQLGIDLITNLFEIRANPRPGLINAVANAAIDGGAPDDMELLGILSLVIGGGFDTTTALTAHALEWLSDNTDQRARLSVERDTLINPATEEFLRYFTPAAGDGRTIAEDCEVADTEFREGERLWLSWAMANRDPSLFPEPNTIDMERKGNRHFSFGLGVHRCIGSNVARTVFKRMLVAVFDRMPDYVCDPEGTVHYDSIGVIQGMRHLPATFAPGPRTHKPLADTLVELQQMVEDERLAEPLSIARKRESDAAPSD, from the coding sequence ATGACCACCGAAACCACGGCGTCCGTCGATTCCGGCAGCGACGCCGCGACCGACGACGATGCGCGCAAGGAGAAGCGGTACTCCTTCGAACGGCATTCACCCGAGTACCGTGAGAATTTCCTGGACACCACGCGGGAGATGCAGGAGCAGTGTCCCGTCGCCTGGAGCGACACCTACGGCGGGCACTGGGTGGCCGCGAGCAGCGACGCGGTCTTTGAGCTGGCCCGTTGCCCGTACGTGTCCAACGATCATGATGTTCGCGGACAACGCAAGGGCTACAAGGGGATCAACGTCCCCACCGCCGAGCGGGCATCGGGGGTGCGGGGCGGCATCCTGGAGATGGACGAGCCCGAGCACAGCTTCTTCCGGTCGATCCTCAATCCGTACCTGTCCCCGGCCGCGGTCAAGCGCTGGGTACCGTTCATCGACAAGGTCGTACACGCCTGCATCGACGAGAAGATCGAGTCGGGCCGTATCGATTTCGTCGACGATCTCGCCAACATCGTTCCCGCGGTGCTGACCCTGGCGATGCTGGGCATACCCGTCGAGAAGTGGACCATCTACAACGAACCGGTCCACGCGGCTGTGTACACGCCGCCGGACTCACCGGACGCCCCGCGGGTGGCCGAACTGCACCGGCAGCTCGGTATCGACCTGATCACCAATCTCTTCGAGATCCGCGCGAATCCGCGTCCCGGCCTCATCAATGCCGTCGCCAATGCCGCCATCGACGGCGGCGCCCCCGACGACATGGAGTTGCTGGGCATCCTCAGCCTCGTGATCGGCGGCGGATTCGACACCACCACAGCGCTCACAGCCCATGCGCTGGAATGGCTTTCGGACAATACCGACCAACGCGCACGCCTGAGCGTCGAACGCGACACCCTGATCAATCCCGCCACCGAGGAGTTTCTGCGCTATTTCACCCCCGCTGCGGGTGACGGTCGCACCATCGCCGAGGACTGCGAGGTCGCCGACACCGAGTTCCGTGAGGGCGAACGGCTGTGGCTCTCGTGGGCGATGGCCAACCGGGATCCCAGCCTGTTTCCCGAGCCCAACACCATCGACATGGAGCGAAAAGGCAACCGGCATTTCAGCTTCGGACTCGGCGTACACCGCTGCATCGGCTCGAACGTGGCGCGCACCGTGTTCAAGCGAATGCTGGTCGCGGTGTTCGACCGGATGCCGGACTATGTGTGCGACCCCGAGGGAACCGTGCACTACGACTCGATCGGCGTGATCCAGGGGATGCGGCACCTTCCCGCCACCTTCGCCCCCGGCCCACGCACCCACAAGCCACTGGCCGACACCCTGGTGGAACTGCAGCAGATGGTCGAGGACGAGCGGCTGGCCGAACCATTGTCGATCGCCCGCAAACGTGAGTCGGACGCCGCACCCTCCGACTGA
- a CDS encoding ferredoxin produces MKVNVDGSRCQGHTICAMVAPESFELDEIDGHSTPVNAEVPPEHADEVREAVRSCPEQAISIIEE; encoded by the coding sequence TTGAAAGTAAATGTCGACGGGTCCCGTTGCCAGGGACACACCATCTGCGCCATGGTCGCCCCGGAGAGTTTCGAACTCGACGAGATCGACGGCCACTCCACTCCGGTCAACGCCGAGGTGCCGCCCGAACACGCCGACGAGGTCCGCGAGGCTGTGCGCTCATGCCCGGAACAGGCGATTTCCATCATCGAAGAATGA